In a genomic window of Myotis daubentonii chromosome 18, mMyoDau2.1, whole genome shotgun sequence:
- the RPS6KC1 gene encoding ribosomal protein S6 kinase delta-1 isoform X11, translating into MDTRTEQTFILKGLRKSSEYSRNRKTIIPRCVPNMVCLHKYIISEESVFLVLQHAEGGRLWSYVSKFLNRSPEESFDIEEVKKPALTKVHLQQPTSSPQDSSSFESRGSDAGPTPQVLPLKSSLTLSSQDDSNQDDDGQDSSPKWPDSGSSSEEECTTSYLTLCNEYGQEKIEPGSLNEEPFIKTEGNGVDTKAVEGFPTHLVAGSDSPSTQLMAHELKFFPGSDDLETVSSPRTSDSLSRSKTSSMEFFRIDSKDSTSELLGLDFGEKMYSLKSEPLKPFFTLSDGDRSFNISESKVIAQDTISRGSDDSVPVISFKDAAFDDISGTDEGRPDLLVNLPGELEPTKDGAAMGPAKFTQTNVGIMESKLLEAPDVLCLRLSGEQCQAQEEEGAEELSDPSRLPSDGITEKHYVEGGPGMLFVAAVDHSSSDISLMHSPQPNFQGLGVVESAVTANNTEESVFPASDPLSGANEYNADTDTLKSEEVLLFTDQADDLAEEEQTLFQRDSATKEASGLALEGDKGIHQIFEDLDKKLALHSRFYIPEGCIQRWAAEMVVALDALHREGIVCRDLNPNNILLNDRGHIQLTYFSRWSEVEDSCDSDAIERMYCAPEVGAITEETEACDWWSLGAVLFELLTGKTLVECHPAGITTHTTLNMPECVSEEARSLIQQLLQFNPVERLGAGVAGVEDIKSHPFFTPVDWAELMR; encoded by the exons ATGGACACAAGGACAGAACAGACcttcattttaaaa GGTCTAAGGAAAAGCAGTGAATATAGCAGGAACAGAAAGACCATCATCCCCCGCTGTGTGCCCAACATGGTGTGTCTGCACAAGTACATCATTTCTGAGGAGTCGGTATTTCTTGTGCTGCAGCATGCAGAAG GTGGCAGACTGTGGTCATATGTCAGTAAATTTCTCAACAGAAGTCCTGAAGAAAGCTTTGACATCGAGGAAGTGAAAAAACCCGCACTTACGAAAGTTCACCTGCAACAGCCAACTTCCAGTCCTCAGGACAGCAGCAGCTTTGAATCCAGAGGAAGCGATGCTGGACCCACACCTCAGGTTCTGCCTCTGAAAAGTAGTCTTACCCTGAGCTCTCAAGATGATAGCAACCAAGACGATGATGGCCAAGATAGCTCACCAAAATGGCCAGATTCTGGCTCAAGTTCAGAAGAAGAATGCACTACTAGTTATTTAACCTTATGCAATGAATATGGGCAAGAAAAGATTGAACCAGGGTCACTGAATGAGGAGCCTTTCATAAAGACTGAAGGAAATGGTGTTGATACCAAAGCTGTTGAAGGCTTCCCCACGCACCTTGTTGCTGGCAGCGACAGCCCCAGCACCCAGCTGATGGCACATGAGCTTAAATTCTTCCCTGGAAGTGATGACCTGGAAACAGTTAGTTCTCCAAGGACATCAGATTCCCTCAGTAGATCTAAAACCAGCTCCATGGAATTCTTTAGGATAGACAGTAAGGATAGCACTAGTGAACTCCTAGGACTTGATTTTGGAGAAAAAATGTATAGTCTAAAGTCAGAGCCTTTGAAACCATTTTTTACTCTTTCAGACGGAGACAGGAGTTTTAATATTAGTGAAAGCAAGGTTATAGCTCAGGACACCATTAGCAGGGGCTCTGATGACTCTGTTCcagttatttcttttaaagatgcTGCTTTTGATGATATCAGTGGTACTGATGAAGGAAGGCCTGATCTTCTTGTAAACCTACCTGGTGAATTGGAACCAACAAAAGATGGTGCAGCAATGGGACCTGCTAAGTTTACACAGACTAATGTCGGCATAATGGAAAGTAAACTATTGGAAGCCCCCGATGTCTTATGCCTCAGGCTTAGTGGTGAACAGTGCCAAGCACAGGAAGAAGAAGGTGCAGAAGAATTGAGTGACCCCTCTAGGCTTCCATCTGATGGTATCACAGAGAAACACTATGTAGAAGGGGGTCCTGGGATGTTATTTGTAGCTGCTGTTGATCATAGTAGTTCAGACATTTCCTTGATGCATAGCCCACAACCTAACTTTCAAGGACTTGGAGTGGTCGAGTCGGCAGTGACTGCAAACAACACAGAGGAAAGCGTATTCCCTGCTTCTGACCCACTCTCAGGTGCTAACGAATACAATGCAGACACGGACACTTTAAAAAGTGAGGAAGTATTGCTGTTTACAGATCAAGCTGATGATTTGGCTGAAGAGGAACAGACTTTATTTCAGAGAGACTCTGCGACTAAGGAAGCCAGTGGGCTAGCACTAGAAGGAGACAAGGGGATACATCAGATTTTTGAGGACCTTGATAAAAAATTAGCACTACACTCCAGGTTTTACATCCCAGAGGGCTGCATTCAGAGATGGGCAGCTGAAATGGTGGTAGCCCTTGATGCTTTACACAGAGAGGGAATTGTGTGCCGCGATTTGAACCCAAACAACATCTTATTGAATGATAGAG GACACATTCAGCTAACGTATTTTAGCAGGTGGAGTGAGGTTGAAGATTCCTGTGACAGCGATGCCATAGAGAGAATGTACTGTGCCCCAG AGGTTGGAGCAATcactgaagaaactgaagcctGTGATTGGTGGAGTTTGGGTGCTGTCCTCTTTGAACTTCTCACTGGCAAG ACTCTGGTTGAGTGCCATCCAGCAGGAATAACTACTCACACTACTTTGAACATGCCAGAATGTGTCTCTGAAGAGGCTCGCTCACTCATTCAACAG